The Tubulanus polymorphus chromosome 6, tnTubPoly1.2, whole genome shotgun sequence genome includes a region encoding these proteins:
- the LOC141907021 gene encoding phosphatidylcholine transfer protein-like isoform X1, producing the protein MSTLGLGFSEFDFESACAALRQDRPPTPGEGYEFFTESHDVKIYRNFDSDSGLYQYKIYGILDDVLPEVCAQVYMDLEYRKTWDSFVKELKEIPTRGGTAIYWEVNFPWPMSNRDYVYARELRELEIDGQKVWVILVKAVTLSEVPEKPGVVRVTDYVQTCALTSDGKRGSKAYMKYFDNPGGSIPTWLINWGAKTGVPKFLSQMQTACRCYPKYDAHSQSGNGRE; encoded by the exons ATGAGTACATTAGGGCTGGGTTTCAGTGAGTTCGACTTCGAGTCGGCTTGTGCGGCGTTGAGGCAAGACCGGCCCCCGACACCGGGTGAAGGCTACGAGTTTTTCACTGAATCGCACGACGTCAAAATATATCGGAATTTTGATTCG GACTCTGGTTTATATCAATACAAGATCTACGGCATTCTGGATGATGTATTGCCTGAAGTATGTGCACAAGTTTACATGGATCTGGAATATAGGAAAACTTGGGATAGCTTTGTGAAGG AGCTTAAAGAAATTCCAACAAGAGGTGGAACGGCAATTTATTGGGAAGTGAACTTTCCTTGGCCAATGTCTAATAGAGAT TATGTCTACGCTCGTGAACTTCGGGAATTAGAAATCGATGGTCAGAAGGTCTGGGTGATTCTAGTGAAAGCAGTGACTTTGTCCGAGGTACCAGAAAAACCAGGCGTTGTACGAGTGACCGACTATGTACAAACCTGTGCATTGACATCTGATGGTAAACGTGGTTCAAAAG CGTACATGAAGTATTTCGATAATCCAGGTGGTTCAATTCCAACGTGGCTCATTAACTGGGGGGCTAAG ACTGGTGTTCCGAAGTTCTTGAGTCAAATGCAGACAGCTTGCCGTTGTTATCCTAAATACGACGCGCATTCACAATCTGGAAATGGACGCGAATAA
- the LOC141906976 gene encoding CD63 antigen-like isoform X2 produces the protein MGLLGCGRCLLIGFNIFWTILGLVLLGLGAAVKFAQDLVQGLLKKFLDTLPSSSGITAQAASEFMGLINKISIPLIVIGVILFLIGIFGCCGACYKNRIMLIIYAAVVGLVVLTEVIAIIVIVAMKDTVKTKLGVEFKSYIDKYYNDQAADIGSLLLNMGMMMGQCCGLNDYRDFDGAKNWDRIITVDGANVTKATPIACCKLKNPGFKMGLPAQSDWVNVTCIDQPDSTNSNYKTVLLFACAVLIIKDESD, from the exons ATGGGTTTATTAGGATGTGGCCGATGCCTGTTGATAGGCTTCAACATATTTTGGACG atttTGGGATTAGTTTTGCTGGGGTTGGGCGCTGCTGTCAAATTTGCCCAAGATTTGGTCCAAGGTCTTCTCAAGAAGTTCCTCGATACTCTTCCTTCTTCGTCCGGGATCACTGCGCAAGCTGCCTCCGAATTTATGGGGCTCATCAATAAAATCTCCATTCCTTTAATAGTTATCGGCGTTATCCTGTTTCTCATTGGAATTTTCGGTTGCTGTGGAGCCTGCTATAAAAACAGAATTATGCTGATCATC TATGCTGCTGTCGTTGGACTTGTCGTGCTGACGGAAGTAATTGCAATAATCGTTATAGTAGCGATGAAGGACACG GTTAAAACCAAGCTAGGCGTGGAATTTAAATCCTACATCGACAAGTATTACAACGACCAAGCTGCCGATATAGGATCACTGCTGCTGAACATGGGAATGATGATG GGACAATGTTGTGGACTTAACGATTATCGTGATTTCGATGGAGCAAAGAATTGGGATAGAATAATAACAGTTGATGGAGCAAATGTTACCAAG GCGACCCCAATTGCTTGCTGCAAGTTGAAGAATCCAGGATTTAAGATGGGTTTGCCGGCACAAAGCGATTGGGTGAACGTTACTTGTATCGATCAACCTGACTCAACCAATTCAAACTACAAGACG GTGTTACTTTTCGCTTGCGCAGTACTCATCATCAAGGACGAGTCGGATTAG
- the LOC141906976 gene encoding CD63 antigen-like isoform X1 produces MGLLGCGRCLLIGFNIFWTILGLVLLGLGAAVKFAQDLVQGLLKKFLDTLPSSSGITAQAASEFMGLINKISIPLIVIGVILFLIGIFGCCGACYKNRIMLIIYAAVVGLVVLTEVIAIIVIVAMKDTVKTKLGVEFKSYIDKYYNDQAADIGSLLLNMGMMMGQCCGLNDYRDFDGAKNWDRIITVDGANVTKATPIACCKLKNPGFKMGLPAQSDWVNVTCIDQPDSTNSNYKTGCWTKIETAIKAQLPWVITIIVLFILLQVLLFACAVLIIKDESD; encoded by the exons ATGGGTTTATTAGGATGTGGCCGATGCCTGTTGATAGGCTTCAACATATTTTGGACG atttTGGGATTAGTTTTGCTGGGGTTGGGCGCTGCTGTCAAATTTGCCCAAGATTTGGTCCAAGGTCTTCTCAAGAAGTTCCTCGATACTCTTCCTTCTTCGTCCGGGATCACTGCGCAAGCTGCCTCCGAATTTATGGGGCTCATCAATAAAATCTCCATTCCTTTAATAGTTATCGGCGTTATCCTGTTTCTCATTGGAATTTTCGGTTGCTGTGGAGCCTGCTATAAAAACAGAATTATGCTGATCATC TATGCTGCTGTCGTTGGACTTGTCGTGCTGACGGAAGTAATTGCAATAATCGTTATAGTAGCGATGAAGGACACG GTTAAAACCAAGCTAGGCGTGGAATTTAAATCCTACATCGACAAGTATTACAACGACCAAGCTGCCGATATAGGATCACTGCTGCTGAACATGGGAATGATGATG GGACAATGTTGTGGACTTAACGATTATCGTGATTTCGATGGAGCAAAGAATTGGGATAGAATAATAACAGTTGATGGAGCAAATGTTACCAAG GCGACCCCAATTGCTTGCTGCAAGTTGAAGAATCCAGGATTTAAGATGGGTTTGCCGGCACAAAGCGATTGGGTGAACGTTACTTGTATCGATCAACCTGACTCAACCAATTCAAACTACAAGACG GGTTGTTGGACAAAGATCGAGACAGCAATTAAAGCTCAGTTACCGTGGGTGATAACCATAATAGTGCTCTTCATTTTATTACAG GTGTTACTTTTCGCTTGCGCAGTACTCATCATCAAGGACGAGTCGGATTAG
- the LOC141907021 gene encoding phosphatidylcholine transfer protein-like isoform X2 yields MSTLGLGFSEFDFESACAALRQDRPPTPGEGYEFFTESHDVKIYRNFDSDSGLYQYKIYGILDDVLPEVCAQVYMDLEYRKTWDSFVKELKEIPTRGGTAIYWEVNFPWPMSNRDYVYARELRELEIDGQKVWVILVKAVTLSEVPEKPGVVRVTDYVQTCALTSDGKRGSKAYMKYFDNPGGSIPTWLINWGAKLW; encoded by the exons ATGAGTACATTAGGGCTGGGTTTCAGTGAGTTCGACTTCGAGTCGGCTTGTGCGGCGTTGAGGCAAGACCGGCCCCCGACACCGGGTGAAGGCTACGAGTTTTTCACTGAATCGCACGACGTCAAAATATATCGGAATTTTGATTCG GACTCTGGTTTATATCAATACAAGATCTACGGCATTCTGGATGATGTATTGCCTGAAGTATGTGCACAAGTTTACATGGATCTGGAATATAGGAAAACTTGGGATAGCTTTGTGAAGG AGCTTAAAGAAATTCCAACAAGAGGTGGAACGGCAATTTATTGGGAAGTGAACTTTCCTTGGCCAATGTCTAATAGAGAT TATGTCTACGCTCGTGAACTTCGGGAATTAGAAATCGATGGTCAGAAGGTCTGGGTGATTCTAGTGAAAGCAGTGACTTTGTCCGAGGTACCAGAAAAACCAGGCGTTGTACGAGTGACCGACTATGTACAAACCTGTGCATTGACATCTGATGGTAAACGTGGTTCAAAAG CGTACATGAAGTATTTCGATAATCCAGGTGGTTCAATTCCAACGTGGCTCATTAACTGGGGGGCTAAG TTGTGGTGA
- the LOC141907505 gene encoding uncharacterized protein LOC141907505 codes for MAFDLCAKVLLVVFNIIWVILGLVLLGLGIAFHFAVHTILLNFLKTLPLNSLNAIPADLPIDKIISSIGQADQLKSFATQLAIPLIVVGAIFFGLGFFGCCGAYCKNKICLLIYVILVSVILGAQIIAAIVIAAKKNEVRTKVQTEMKGVINKVFGGVNGTTPESQLLNIGMIFGECCGLTNYSDFYTAPKWNRTFIGGVGPFDVSNQISNDFTQEIPAACCKRTNLTWPASSRLSDFVLDNINDINCLETPDTTNSNYEMPCWTKLEDLIKNNQAWIIVVFILGVIFQALLIACAVMLYRSD; via the exons ATGGCGTTTGATTTGTGCGCGAAAGTCCTGCTGGTGGTGTTCAACATCATTTGGGTG ATACTCGGACTCGTTCTGCTCGGACTGGGGATAGCCTTCCATTTCGCGGTGCATACCATATTGCTGAACTTCCTCAAAACGCTGCCGTTGAACAGTTTGAACGCGATTCCCGCCGATTTACCCATTGATAAGATCATATCGTCCATCGGACAGGCGGACCAGTTAAAAAGCTTCGCGACCCAATTGGCGATACCCTTAATCGTTGTCGGTGCCATTTTCTTCGGGCTTGGGTTTTTCGGCTGTTGCGGAGCGTAttgcaaaaacaaaatatgcctgcTTATC TATGTTATCCTAGTCAGCGTTATTCTCGGTGCTCAAATCATCGCCGCCATTGTGATTGCTGCTAAGAAAAACGAAGTCAGAACTAAAGTGCAAACCGAAATGAAAGGAGTCATCAATAAGGTTTTCGGTGGAGTAAACGGCACAACTCCCGAATCGCAGTTGCTCAATATCGGCATGATATTC GGCGAATGCTGCGGTTTGACGAACTACAGCGATTTCTATACAGCTCCGAAGTGGAATCGAACATTTATAGGCGGTGTCGGTCCTTTTGACGTATCGAACCAAATAAGTAATGACTTTACCCAG GAGATCCCTGCAGCTTGTTGCAAGCGGACAAACCTCACGTGGCCAGCATCGTCAAGATTGTCTGACTTCGTCCTCGATAACATCAACGACATTAATTGCTTGGAAACACCAGACACCACGAATTCCAATTATGAAATG CCTTGTTGGACCAAACTTGAAGACTTGATTAAGAACAACCAGGCGTGGATTATCGTTGTTTTTATTCTTGGTGTCATTTTCCAG GCTTTGTTAATCGCATGTGCTGTGATGCTGTACCGCTCTGATTAG